In the genome of Aedes aegypti strain LVP_AGWG chromosome 2, AaegL5.0 Primary Assembly, whole genome shotgun sequence, the window catttatctacccaatggtattttcaggggcagcggagaatgtcccgaagcgtgttttattcaagcgcaaaaatcgctcaggcgaaagttccaatgaaactaacctcacatatcctggttttccaacctcaaactagtgctcctaccagccggatctcaatttttatgaaaggagtgcaataatacaaaaaacaaacgtatgtagaacatagagaatggatattcctaccttttccgcctaactgtttcattgtgaaccgtcttatagaagagtgcatggtgacgtcacgaaaaATTCTCCTTCTCTGTCCCTCTTTCATAACGCTCAATTGACTGCCCTGCTCTTTGacactcactgctggaattgtttagatttttttttatatggagttgacattcactgctggaattgttgacattttttttatatggagttttgAGGTTAGGtcaggcgtgcaacgatctatgtcaggaaaataaaacatttttccccacagcggcatgtgatggatgcgtgaaaaatcaaatctctcatcatctgactagttgcgccagggtgggtgtacggctgtcaactacaaacaaagctcgcctaataatcatctctcgggcgggccgtcccaaacagcacaggtcgaaacgcgggccatgccagacagcaaatactgatgcatttcaacactcacaCAGCGTGAtacctagcagcgttgtgagccaaacgaatacacccacaaaacatgaacggtaggcgaacctcgttgcgtataccccccctgagttgcgctaccaaagtatagatggctaacagtatgttgcgttttgcgattgAAAGCGTATAATATACGCTtccaatcgcaaaacgcaacatactgttagccatctatactttggtagcgcaactagtcaaatgatgagagatttgatttttcacgcatccatcacatgccgctgtgcggaaaaatgttttattttcctgatataagacggttcacagtgaaacagttaggcggaaaaggtaggaatatccattctctatgttctacatacgtttgttttttgtattattgcactactttcataaaaattgagatccggctggtaggagcactagtttgaggttggaaaaccaggatatgtgaggttagtttcattggaactttcgcctgagcgatttttgcgcttgaataaaacacgcttcgggacattctccgctgcccttaaaaataccattgggtagataaatgaattctctaccattggatctcattcaatttcatacataagtgaagtaagcggtgaaaataaatattttgttccgaatgttttgaaaccatgaatgagtttgacattgctctcgtcaaccatcatcatgacgacagcagcacaccccaccggacgaattgtcgtattgGGAGCGAATTGTCGCGCGCCCGCCAAATCGGAACGCACGTGTaactcgttcccgacataagggtttgttcacaaatttcataacgctaaaaattgccattttcgacacccacccaccccttcgtaacgctttttgtatgaatatataTAGATCTTATAGAATATATATAgatatagatctttgagctacatatcaaaactaataaacagccaaaaaaattaaaaactaaaaatcgcattgacaaaaattcaaaaaagtaaaacatttcattttttcgcttcatgcaaaattacttttaccgaaatagtTTCatgcggattacattactcctcaagaaaagttcataacatacataacgcatgttcgtttggctcacattttgacagctctcgctgctcgattggctcacactttgacagaaatgtcagcttccgcgaatctctcttataaaggatttctagtaaccacgtgtgtagctcgttgtttttggGCAGTTgtatggatttacacgttatttaacaacgttatagtgaagaaaggatcattctcgacctgccagtggtgttggtttggatgcttattcattcgtttgctcagagataacgagctacacacgtagttaccaatggcttttagggcgttatcccagattatgcgagaattggtgaactcgtgcattgatccattgtttttgtatggaccgatgcacgagttcactaatttgacgtttgggcggtgccgaattcactagtttccatggtcacataaataacatggcaccgctaaaacgtcaaagtgaacccgtgcataggtccattgtgctctgcaagataaatccacgtaatgcgattatctgaaaaataccgtcgcagtgattaTGAAAATCACcatatgtttcagatttagaaactttgaaacatttgtgtccttgaatggcgaaaaaatccaagtctacttgaattttgacgttgcgtttgaattgcgcgcatatcttctgcgcgttaccgccgccgctggatgtggatttaatataagcgccgcaatattatattttttatccgggatgtgcttcaacccaggtgaaTTGAAAAATAGCGTAAAAGTTCCCTGAAAATTAAAAGAGAGGAAGATAGAAAACAGTCATAAAAACATAGATTTAGTACCTAATTCTGTTACTACCCGTGTCTTTGGTGAAGGCTTAttttgtgctctgcaagaaaaatacACGGAATGCGATTATGTATCAGAAAATGATAGCTTGTCAAATTCCGGTTCGGCCCACAGTGTGTCATGCTCGGTGGAGATGCTCTAAAAGCACTTTTTTGTTTACCTGCAGGTAAAACAAAAACAGCAtgccaaaacaaaaacagtCAGCGTGCGTTGGACAATCGTGAAGCcaaaacaaaacagcatttACGACGAGTGGTGACTGCGCGCCGGAATTTAATTCCATAATCTGATCACCGTATACGAAAAATCTAGCCGCCGCGTCCATGCAGTGTGCCGTTCCGAGCTGCCCGGGATGGGAGAAACAGCTGGTCCCATTTCCACAGAACCTAGTGCTGCAGAGTCGCTGGAAGCGTGCCATCGAAGCCGGAACTGGTCTTCGGATTCCAATGTACCATTGCGGGGCACTTTGCTCGTGGCATTTTGGTGACGACCAAACGAGAAATCCCCGGGAGTATTGGGAACCGTACCGGTTCCTGCATCGGTGAGTAGGAAACTGTTGAAGCCTTACAATCCTGCAAACCTCTCTAATGTATGACgttatattattaaaatttatccAATCAGTCTCAAAAATAAGGGGTGCTTATGTTGCCCTGGgagccttctttagccgagtggtagagtccgcggctacaaagcaaagccatgctgaaggtgtctgggttcgattgccggtcggtccaggatctcttcgtaatggaaatttccatgacttccctgggcatagagtatcatcgtacctgccacacgatatacgaatgcgaaaatgacaactttggcaaagaaagctctcagttgataactgtggaagtgctcataagaacactaagctgagaagcagtctctgtcccagtaaggacgttaatgccaagaagaataagaagaagaagttatgtTGCCCTGGGTGGCCACCCcatcattcaaatgtatgaGAATCAAGATTCATTTAATTTCCCTGTGAAAATCCTAGCGCCAATAATAgaaacactgttcctttagtggtgGTATGTTTTTAGCATGGTCCATTTAATGGCGCAATCCATGTTTTAAATAGGTTTATGATTAAATGACATGCATATTATTCGATTGCCTATATCATGTGGGTATCAtgcatcatagaaaaatatcaaaatattcatCCCCACTAAAAGAACGTTTACTCTACTAAGCATATTCGATTGATAAATTTAACAGCAAGTAAATTTTGTCAATACCTGTTTCAGGAAAGGTAAACCAGTCGAAGTTGGAAGCTGTCGATTTTGTCTAAGGTTTGATGACCGGCAGAACATGGTTTCGGACAAGGAAATATTGAACAATCCAAGTTTGGTCCGATTGGTTCGGTATGCGCTGAGGATCAAACTAACCGAAGATGATATCCTGAAAGATGTCTGCAAGGAATGTGAATCGAAGGTGGAAGTCGTAGATAAGTGGCTAAAGAGTAGTAAGAAAACTGAAATGGAATATAAAGCTTTAGAGGGCGCTACTAAGAAGATCGTTTTCAAGAAAGTTGGAGCAAAAGTTATCGACGAAGACAAAACTCCACATGCTGCGGAAAAGGCCAATGCTCTCAGCATGGAAGTCGAAATAATGGACCCAAAACTTGAAGATCATGAGGAGGACAGTGAGCATGACCAACCAAACGATCAGATGGAATCGATTGTTGAAGATGACCATGTCAACACAGATCACGATTATGTGGTGGAGGCATTGAATGATTCATCTGAGAATGCTCAAGTTGTGGTGAGCGAAGAAATAATATCCGGAAGGCCCCTGGTACCAGTGGTGAAAAAGTATAACTTCCCGccaaatacacacagtaaacgTGGTCCTCAACGTCGACCCAAGCCCAAAGATACAGGAGAGCAAATCAAGTACAGAGAGTATTTGAGCAAGAAGTGTAGCATTTGTGATACTGTTTTGGACAGTCCGGAAGACCTGGTAGCTCATCTGACTCAGAATCATTCCAATGGATCGCCCTACAAATGCACAGAATGTGGAAAGTCATTCAAACTGATTACTTCCTACAATCGACATCTCGGATTTCACGATGAAACTAATCGACCCCTGAAGTGTTGCTACTGTCCGATGGGCTTCAAATACAACCACAGTCTGTTGAATCATGAAAACCGCCATCATGGAGCTAATCATCAAATCCCACAGAAGAAGAAACCCTCCGAGAAGACATTCCAGTGCATGAAATGTGACAAAGCATACAGAACGAACTACGATCTTTTGGATCACGATCGGTATATCCACCAGCAACTTCCCGGAACGACTTGTAAGCTCTGCGGCAAGCACTTCCGGAACCGAGCCTCGCTCCGGAAGCATCATCTGGTGCATACCGGAGATCGACCGTACGACTGTCCGCACTGTGACTCGGTATTTCGAAACACTACAAGTCTTGTGCGGCACGTTGCCCACAATCACAAGGATATCGCACCGGTTGACCCCAAGGACATCATAGAAGAGTCGGATCCTTCCTTCAAATGTGCCATTTGCGAACAGCAGTTCCATACACAATCCGAGTTGGTTCAGCACATCAACGTTACCCACATTGGCATCTAATATAGGTAGATGTACGCTTTTCTTAAAACACTTTCTACTGTATTTTATCAGATGACTCgtccattattattattatttatctttattgaagtagcttttcgcccttggcgagttaACCCTTGATTCCCAAATTCCATGCAAAACGATcaatatatttaattaaattccTTCTATTAAACAGAGGGGTATTGATAAACTGCTCGCGATTGTACATTTCAATGTCACTAATCACCATATGTCAAGGAAAGCAACATCCAAAAGCTTTTTTGAAACTGCGTCATACATAACTTTCGGGACCATTATTCCCGGGATATTATAGCGCCTTTTTAACAAGACATGTGTCCAACGCCCAAGATATGCCATGTTATTAGCATAAAAATGGCACATGATGCTTTATGGTCCCGTATATCACTGTACCGCTGCAGTTCCTCCCCttccaaattttgccaaatGTATGTATGCTAAATGGCATTATTCCCAACCTCTGCACCCTTTCCGCATGGAACggttttctgataaaattgatcaatttc includes:
- the LOC5578035 gene encoding zinc finger protein 808; protein product: MQCAVPSCPGWEKQLVPFPQNLVLQSRWKRAIEAGTGLRIPMYHCGALCSWHFGDDQTRNPREYWEPYRFLHRKGKPVEVGSCRFCLRFDDRQNMVSDKEILNNPSLVRLVRYALRIKLTEDDILKDVCKECESKVEVVDKWLKSSKKTEMEYKALEGATKKIVFKKVGAKVIDEDKTPHAAEKANALSMEVEIMDPKLEDHEEDSEHDQPNDQMESIVEDDHVNTDHDYVVEALNDSSENAQVVVSEEIISGRPLVPVVKKYNFPPNTHSKRGPQRRPKPKDTGEQIKYREYLSKKCSICDTVLDSPEDLVAHLTQNHSNGSPYKCTECGKSFKLITSYNRHLGFHDETNRPLKCCYCPMGFKYNHSLLNHENRHHGANHQIPQKKKPSEKTFQCMKCDKAYRTNYDLLDHDRYIHQQLPGTTCKLCGKHFRNRASLRKHHLVHTGDRPYDCPHCDSVFRNTTSLVRHVAHNHKDIAPVDPKDIIEESDPSFKCAICEQQFHTQSELVQHINVTHIGI